The Xiphophorus couchianus chromosome 5, X_couchianus-1.0, whole genome shotgun sequence genome includes a region encoding these proteins:
- the drc9 gene encoding dynein regulatory complex protein 9 has protein sequence MSLSLSKIQSLRTVAALEDCVHQLDLLGHSLSVQISRERGSTSTQEKDRLVQLKAECQFIDHHVTKLCCELEDTQSFESIPQAMEEDEAQKAARKKREDEKKRKEREQALLILQQEIEDKKDQIHKMYLLLNDLEEETSKLQNKKKTKTTVLFPQIVKETWQKAQLLDQLELMQKQMEEEARFHEETVTFLQVQYEEFQQRLHKWKQQTKKMQQEKQSKLDNLGCKRTLNIDKLMEMRRMFKEMERVVLQDKKNQDLQSQLEEKAVAATTLQAYWRGTMVRRGLGPYKKVEEKKGKKKKGKKKK, from the exons ATGTCCTTATCCTTATCGAAGATTCAGAGCCTGAGAACAGTGGCTGCACTGGAAGACTGCGTTCACCAGTTGGACTTACTGGGACATTCCCTGTCGGTGCAGATCAGCAGGGAGCGAGGCTCCACATCCACACAG GAAAAAGACAGGCTGGTGCAGCTCAAAGCAGAATG tCAGTTCATCGACCATCACGTCACCAAGCTGTGCTGTGAGCTGGAGGACACCCAGAGTTTTGAGTCAATTCCTCAGGCCATGGAGGAGGATGAGGCACAGAAAGCAGCCAGGAAGAAAAG AGAGGATGAAAAAAAGCGGAAAGAGAGAGAACAGGCTCTGCTGATACTACAGCAGGAAATCGAGGACAAAAAGGATCAAATCCAC AAAATGTACCTCCTTTTGAATGACCTGGAAGAAGAAACATCCAAACTGCAGaataaaaagaagacaaaaaccaCGGTCCTGTTCCCACAAATAGTCAAAGAGACGTGGCAGAAGGCTCAACTTTTGGACCAGCTGGAG CTTATGCAGAAGCAGATGGAAGAAGAGGCGAGATTTCACGAGGAGACCGTGACGTTCCTCCAGGTTCAGTACGAG GAGTTTCAACAGAGGCTGCACAAGTGGAAGCAGCAAACCAAGAAGATGCAGCAGGAAAAGCAGAGCAAGCTGGATAACCTGGGCTGCAAAAGAACTTTGAACATAGACAAGCTGATGGAGATGAGGAGGATG TTTAAGGAGATGGAGCGGGTGGTGCTGCAGGACAAGAAGAACCAGGACTTGCAAAGCCAACTGGAGGAGAAAGCTGTAGCCGCCACAACG CTCCAGGCCTACTGGAGGGGCACCATGGTCCGCAGAGGCCTCGGCCCCTACAAGAAGGTAGAGGAGAAGAAaggcaagaagaagaaagggaagaagaagaagtga
- the LOC114143877 gene encoding uncharacterized protein LOC114143877 — translation MRWDFSLYKKVVASFRDYFITTTGVMGSPSQQNPSSATDNNLTKIIERAPTTQVMTFKGFSMQKLFQVMQAVAMRSCSKACQFFCLPAVEKRNDSPDQTLHRREEKNAQDRLTSPPPTVLIINISNSTMVNCVIGDSHPSAAAERRPLMEDSEQQKAVEVSCSCCQSLQEAAQAAPSEPPHPLAAHQNIIIHSSCLSNVIVGDNNYMHVQQDELLD, via the exons ATGCGCTGGGATTTTTCACTATATAAGAAAGTGGTCGCCTCTTTTAGAGATTATTTTATCACAACCACTGGAGTCATGGGCAGCCCCAGCCAGCAGAACCCGAGTTCCGCGACTGACAATAATCTGACTAAAATAATAGAAAGAGCACCGACAACTCAG GTTATGACGTTTAAGGGGTTCAGCATGCAGAAACTCTTCCAGGTGATGCAGGCGGTGGCCATGAGAAGCTGCAGCAAAGCCTGCCAGTTCTTCTGCCTTCCTGCTGTTGAAAAGAGGAACGATTCCCCAG ATCAGACGCTTCATCGCAGGGAGGAGAAAAACGCACAAG ATCGACTCACGAGCCCGCCCCCTACCGTTCTCATCATCAACATCAGTAACTCCACCATGGTCAACTGCGTCATCGGGGATTCCCACCCCTCCGCAGCGGCTGAGCGGCGGCCTCTGATGGAGGACTCTGAGCAGCAGAAAGCAG TGGAGGTGAGCTGCAGTTGCTGCCAAAGCCTGCAGGAGGCAGCACAGGCCGCGCCTTCAGAGCCTCCCCATCCACTGGCGGCGCACCAGAACATCATCATCCACAGCTCGTGCCTCAGCAACGTCATCGTGGGAGACAACAACTACATGCACGTTCAGCAGGACGAACTGCTCGACTAA